From the genome of Sporomusa sphaeroides DSM 2875:
GTATAAAATGGAAGGAGTTGACAATCATAAAAGGATTCGTTATAATAAGCTAAATGAAAATGATTATCAATAAATTAGGCGGTGATTGTGTGTCAGTATAATTTTTAATATTATTTATTAATATCAAGGGGCGATATGATGATCAAAAATGCCATGCCAAAATTTAAGGTAGTTAATCCTAAAAATGAGGAGTGCCTGATATGTGCCGGGCTTAACCAGATTTATAAAACTGATTTCTTTCAGCAGGAAATGGAAATACCGGAGAAGTTTGGCAAGGGATATTGTCGCAGAATTATTGTAAAACCCTCGTTGGAGATGTTTATATACAATGGGACCTTATATGAAAAAATAATAATGCGAGGCAGGCAGAATAATCCCCAGAATTGGCTTGTTTTTTGTCTGGGAGATTCCATACAGTGGCTGTTGGAAGGGAAACAACAGGAATATGTGGTAGCAGGTGGGGAAAACTATATAATGAATTGCAGCCAGGACAACCATTTATGCATCTATAACCCGGGGCAGTTTTTAGGATTGAGTATACAATTGGACTCTGAAATCATCACAAATTTTATTCAGCATATGGGTAAAGAACCCACCCGCACCAGTATATTTCATAGCGGCACCAGTGCCTATAAACGAAAAAATTCCTCAAATGTCAGGCTGATACTCAATGAGATGATCAATTGCCGTTATCAGGAGCATGTGAAGCGAATATATCTTGAAGGAAAAATACTGGAACTGATTGCTGTTTATCTGGATGAAACAATTTTTGAAACCGGAGCCTTGCATTCGCGGACAAAACTTTCGTCATCAGACGTAAAATCACTGCATGAAGCCAGACGGCTGATTGATAAAAATCTTGCTTCACCGCCAACCATCGGCAAGCTGGCAAAATTGGTGTGTCTTAATGAATTTAAGTTGAAAACAGGCTTTAAGGAGTTATTCGGCATGCCGGTTCATGCCTATATTATTGATAAAAGATTAGAATTGGTACGTTTGCTCATGGAGGATAAAAAATTAAAAGTTTCTGAAGCGGTTTTAATAGCCGGATATAATGATGCCAGTCACTTTGCAGAAAAGTTTAGGAAAAAGTATGGTATTAATCCGTCGGCCTGCGCAAAAAGATTATAAACCGTCAGGGAAAAAATTGAAATTAAACGCTATTTGTCTTGTATTAGGCAAATAGCGTTTTTTATTTGATGTCCTGTCTGCTTTGAAAATGTAAAAAAATCTTCTGCTAAAATACTTTTTGGCATATACTTTTCCTTTTTTGCGTGGAAATACAATGGGAAAATAAGGTATCATTTACATTGATTATGATAATCATTATCAATGTAAAGTAGGGTAAAAAGCCCCGCTAATAAGTTTCAGGAAATAAACAGGCAGGAGATTAAGATGTGTGGGTTTCCCTGTTGTCGTTTTGATAAGGAGAGGTGATTAGTAGTGTCGCAAATTGAGATTGAAAGAAATGATAGTCAGTTCAGATTTTTTCCACCGCCGCCGCTCATGCCGTTATCGTCCGATAGTACGGCAAACAGTGACCTTTTATCTGTCCGAAGGGAGGATGGAATTGGCAAAAATGAATGGGAAAAGCTTAAGAGAGTCGCTCTGGCGCATAATATTTCACCATTGACGGTATTATTGGCAGCCTTTGATGAAGTGCTAAGCAGATGGAGCGCCGGAGCAGCAGTAAACACTGTACTTCTGAATGGCCCTGTTGGCTATGTTCATTTCAATGGTTCTCCTGATTACAGTGTATCTCCCCGACCGGCAATTCCTTTTATCTTCAGACCTAGCCGGGATAAATCATGGCTGGAAAGCTGCCGGCGAATGGAAGTTCAACTGGCGGATTCGATGAAGCGGGACTGTACTGCGGTTGAATCTGGTTGTGGCAGTAATGCTGAAGAGCCGGCTGAAAGCGAAGCTGTTGCTGTTTTTGCCAATGGCTTGCCGGTATTGCTTCCGGAATATAGCGGAACACAGCAAAATACGAGTGGAATCGGCTTACAGGCTGCCGGCGACGATGAGCGAAAAACGTTGTCATTTTTACCGAATGCACGCCTGCAGTGTTATGTGGCTGAGCGTGAGGGCGGAATCCAGATCATCCTGGATATGCCGGCAGAACTTTCCAGGAACCTGGATGATGCCATGCTG
Proteins encoded in this window:
- a CDS encoding helix-turn-helix domain-containing protein codes for the protein MMIKNAMPKFKVVNPKNEECLICAGLNQIYKTDFFQQEMEIPEKFGKGYCRRIIVKPSLEMFIYNGTLYEKIIMRGRQNNPQNWLVFCLGDSIQWLLEGKQQEYVVAGGENYIMNCSQDNHLCIYNPGQFLGLSIQLDSEIITNFIQHMGKEPTRTSIFHSGTSAYKRKNSSNVRLILNEMINCRYQEHVKRIYLEGKILELIAVYLDETIFETGALHSRTKLSSSDVKSLHEARRLIDKNLASPPTIGKLAKLVCLNEFKLKTGFKELFGMPVHAYIIDKRLELVRLLMEDKKLKVSEAVLIAGYNDASHFAEKFRKKYGINPSACAKRL